One window from the genome of Xenorhabdus bovienii SS-2004 encodes:
- a CDS encoding DUF2590 family protein, which translates to MDEPKYIDLLITEGSFTLNSGNEPRFCHNRISIGQDCVHAIMESGLATELVAERSPTLRADIRTQIEILVEDDERIIPGTVIINEETPTQLWITAETYDFGRLNVSVGHGH; encoded by the coding sequence ATGGATGAGCCTAAATACATTGATTTATTGATCACCGAGGGTAGCTTCACGCTGAACTCAGGGAATGAGCCGCGATTTTGCCATAACCGCATTTCCATTGGTCAGGACTGTGTGCATGCCATTATGGAAAGCGGGCTGGCTACGGAGCTTGTTGCCGAACGCAGCCCGACACTGCGCGCGGATATTCGTACCCAGATAGAAATTCTGGTTGAAGACGATGAGCGGATTATTCCGGGCACGGTCATCATTAACGAAGAAACGCCGACCCAGTTATGGATCACGGCTGAGACGTATGATTTTGGCCGCCTGAATGTGAGTGTGGGACATGGACACTAA
- the bioB gene encoding biotin synthase BioB, which yields MSERQQWTVKQAQALFDQPFFELLFQAQQVHREHFDPQQVQVSTLLSIKTGACPEDCKYCPQSSRYKTGLEKERLMEVEQVIESARKAKNAGSTRFCMGAAWKNPHERDMPYLETMVKEVKELGMETCMTLGMLNQTQAQRLAEAGLDYYNHNLDTSPEFYGNVITTRSYQDRLNTLGNVRDAGIKVCSGGIVGLGEQIRDRAALLVQLANLPKPPESVPINMLVKVKGTPLENNDDVDPFDFIRTIAVARIMMPASHVRLSAGREQMNEQTQAMCFMAGANSIFYGCKLLTTPNPNEDKDLQLFRRLGINPQQTQTAFGDNQQQQNLTEAIINNVDYEQFYNAAV from the coding sequence GTGAGTGAGCGTCAGCAATGGACGGTCAAACAGGCTCAGGCTTTGTTTGATCAACCTTTTTTCGAATTGTTATTTCAGGCACAGCAGGTACACCGTGAACATTTTGATCCGCAACAAGTACAGGTCAGTACGCTTCTTTCAATAAAAACCGGCGCCTGTCCAGAAGACTGCAAATATTGTCCGCAAAGCTCCCGTTACAAAACAGGCTTGGAAAAAGAGCGGTTGATGGAAGTTGAGCAAGTCATCGAATCTGCGCGCAAGGCCAAAAATGCCGGTTCAACCCGTTTCTGCATGGGAGCAGCATGGAAGAACCCCCACGAGCGTGATATGCCGTATCTGGAGACAATGGTCAAGGAAGTTAAAGAATTAGGTATGGAAACCTGTATGACTCTGGGGATGTTGAATCAAACTCAGGCACAGCGTCTGGCAGAGGCTGGTTTAGACTATTATAACCATAACCTGGACACCTCTCCGGAATTTTACGGCAATGTCATCACCACTCGCAGCTATCAGGATCGGTTGAATACGTTGGGAAATGTCAGGGATGCGGGCATCAAAGTCTGTTCTGGTGGCATCGTCGGTCTGGGAGAACAAATCCGTGACCGTGCGGCTCTGCTGGTGCAACTGGCGAATTTGCCGAAGCCACCGGAAAGTGTGCCTATTAATATGCTGGTGAAAGTAAAGGGAACCCCGTTGGAAAACAACGATGATGTTGATCCTTTCGACTTTATTCGCACCATTGCTGTGGCTCGGATCATGATGCCAGCATCCCATGTTCGTTTATCCGCAGGACGTGAGCAGATGAATGAGCAGACGCAAGCGATGTGCTTTATGGCGGGTGCTAACTCCATTTTTTACGGCTGCAAATTACTGACCACGCCAAACCCGAATGAAGACAAAGATCTGCAACTGTTCCGCAGACTGGGCATCAATCCTCAACAGACTCAGACAGCATTTGGTGACAATCAACAGCAGCAGAATCTGACTGAAGCCATCATCAATAATGTTGATTACGAACAATTCTATAATGCGGCAGTATAA
- a CDS encoding phage tail protein, whose protein sequence is MSEFRERLKRLALPSWMDKGEPAKLLRAARAFWLSVYDWLTWPLAQLDAETCAAALLSMLAYQRDIQRFNGEPLPLFRKRVKYAFINARDAGSIAGFIAIFERLGVGYVELLERQPEIDWDVIILRVSDGQIAENPDLLMNIIRQYGRTCRRYRFEVIAKNQLLMRVGSVGADYCCYYAAMPIQPLLLRVGHLSGESVCENARLKENSAPNVTYGASL, encoded by the coding sequence ATGTCTGAATTCAGGGAACGCCTGAAACGGCTGGCGCTGCCCTCATGGATGGATAAGGGGGAGCCTGCCAAGCTGCTCCGTGCGGCGCGGGCATTCTGGCTAAGTGTCTATGACTGGCTGACATGGCCGTTGGCACAACTGGACGCGGAAACCTGTGCAGCGGCGCTCTTGTCGATGCTGGCGTACCAGCGGGATATCCAGCGCTTTAACGGCGAACCGCTGCCGTTGTTTCGCAAGCGGGTGAAGTACGCCTTTATCAACGCCAGAGACGCAGGCAGCATCGCAGGTTTCATTGCCATCTTTGAGCGTCTGGGCGTGGGCTATGTCGAATTGCTGGAGCGCCAGCCGGAAATTGATTGGGATGTGATTATCCTGCGCGTCAGTGACGGCCAGATAGCCGAAAATCCCGATTTGCTGATGAACATCATCCGTCAGTATGGCCGCACCTGCCGCCGCTACCGTTTTGAAGTGATCGCAAAAAATCAATTACTGATGCGTGTGGGCAGCGTGGGCGCAGATTACTGCTGTTATTACGCGGCCATGCCGATACAGCCATTATTGTTAAGAGTGGGGCATCTATCGGGCGAATCCGTCTGTGAGAATGCCCGCTTAAAGGAAAATAGCGCACCGAATGTGACCTACGGTGCCTCATTATAA
- the dinQ gene encoding damage-inducible type I toxin DinQ → MKAFKGFIDTAIIVLKALVALLELIRAFL, encoded by the coding sequence ATGAAAGCATTCAAAGGCTTTATTGACACTGCTATCATCGTTCTCAAAGCTTTAGTTGCGCTTTTAGAATTGATCCGTGCATTTTTGTAA
- the bioD gene encoding dethiobiotin synthase gives MTNKYFLTGTDTEVGKTVVSCALLQAANKQGYQTAGYKPVASGSEITSEGIRNGDALALRRNSSVSLTYQEVNPLVFVEPTSPHIVSAALNQPIEFEVISQGLERLTAKSDWILVEGAGGWYTPLSENTTFADWVIQEELPVILTVGVKLGCINHAVLTAKAIQHSGLRLAGWIANEIEPAGKRQTEYLATLERMIPAPLLGIIPHLSESSDNNNIGEYINIDLLVN, from the coding sequence GTGACAAATAAATATTTTCTTACCGGAACCGACACCGAAGTCGGTAAAACTGTCGTCAGTTGCGCGTTGCTGCAAGCAGCAAATAAGCAAGGATATCAAACCGCAGGTTACAAACCCGTGGCATCGGGCAGTGAGATCACCTCAGAAGGAATACGCAATGGAGATGCACTGGCCTTACGGCGCAACAGTTCCGTGTCTTTGACTTATCAAGAAGTCAACCCACTGGTATTTGTTGAGCCGACATCTCCCCATATTGTGAGTGCCGCACTTAATCAGCCGATTGAGTTTGAGGTGATATCACAGGGTTTGGAAAGATTGACGGCAAAATCTGATTGGATTTTGGTTGAAGGTGCAGGCGGTTGGTATACACCTTTGTCGGAAAATACCACTTTTGCTGATTGGGTGATTCAGGAAGAACTGCCTGTGATTTTGACAGTGGGAGTCAAACTGGGATGTATTAACCATGCGGTATTGACGGCAAAAGCGATTCAACATTCTGGACTGAGGTTGGCCGGTTGGATTGCCAATGAAATTGAACCCGCGGGTAAACGTCAGACAGAATATTTGGCGACGTTGGAACGGATGATCCCCGCACCTTTATTAGGGATTATCCCCCACTTAAGCGAATCGAGTGATAACAATAATATCGGAGAATATATAAATATTGATTTATTGGTTAACTAA
- a CDS encoding tail fiber assembly protein: MYVYSAKTNSFYPVKLQLRYIDAGSWPDDGIEVSEETYLEFSTPPEGKMLIADDDGLPVWADIPPPTSKELQRGAESKKQHLIKIAKEKIDIFQDAVDLGLATDAEKSTLTQWRRYRVLLNRVDCAIASHIDWPEQPE; encoded by the coding sequence ATGTACGTATACAGTGCTAAAACAAATTCATTTTATCCGGTTAAGTTGCAGTTACGTTATATTGATGCCGGTTCTTGGCCGGATGACGGTATAGAAGTCAGTGAAGAAACGTATCTTGAATTTTCAACACCGCCAGAAGGTAAGATGTTGATTGCTGACGATGATGGCTTGCCCGTATGGGCAGATATCCCGCCCCCCACATCAAAGGAATTGCAACGCGGTGCGGAATCCAAAAAGCAGCATTTGATAAAGATTGCCAAAGAAAAAATTGATATTTTTCAGGATGCCGTTGATTTAGGGTTGGCGACTGATGCAGAAAAATCGACATTAACCCAATGGCGCCGCTACAGGGTGCTACTCAACCGGGTAGATTGTGCTATCGCCTCTCATATTGATTGGCCGGAGCAACCAGAGTGA
- a CDS encoding baseplate J/gp47 family protein: MDTKPTIDYEKVLRDSGMPTTETDISAAFATVVDEAGLITNTSRMSPFWRLINTIVTRPVLWLKEALINVTLKNMYLATAAGAWLDMFAWGVNLKRKPATAAQGVIRFYKAAGASAVTVPAGTVIQTERINGEIYRVSTTESGVMAEGVTRALLPVTADATGGAFNLAPGYFRLLPVAVSGIERVQNEEGWLLTPGADAESDDDLRDRCRNQYNLVGNYHTDAVYRGMIATVAGLSIDRIFFLHDAPRGAGTANAYLLLDSGVISQPFIEAVNDYITNQGHHGHGDDMQCLPMPETHHALTVTLFVGHLANYSQEQIARLKTDVGNLIRCAFRENTDYPVKKTWPYSRFSFSNLGREIHREFSEIESLTFSLGDILSELSVPRLQSLSVEVKDV, encoded by the coding sequence ATGGACACTAAACCGACGATTGATTACGAGAAAGTGCTGCGTGATAGCGGGATGCCGACCACGGAAACCGACATCAGCGCCGCGTTCGCCACCGTCGTGGATGAAGCCGGGCTGATTACCAACACGTCTCGGATGTCCCCGTTCTGGCGGTTGATTAACACGATTGTGACGCGGCCTGTGTTATGGCTGAAAGAGGCGCTAATCAACGTGACGTTAAAAAATATGTATCTGGCGACCGCAGCGGGGGCATGGCTGGATATGTTCGCATGGGGCGTCAACCTGAAACGCAAGCCTGCAACAGCGGCACAGGGGGTTATTCGCTTCTATAAAGCCGCAGGTGCATCGGCGGTGACGGTGCCTGCCGGAACGGTTATCCAGACTGAGCGCATTAATGGCGAAATCTATCGTGTCAGCACCACAGAAAGCGGGGTTATGGCGGAAGGCGTTACCCGTGCTTTACTTCCGGTAACCGCCGATGCTACAGGGGGCGCCTTTAATCTGGCTCCGGGCTATTTTCGCCTCCTGCCCGTGGCCGTGTCCGGTATTGAACGGGTACAAAATGAGGAAGGCTGGTTATTGACGCCCGGCGCGGATGCTGAAAGTGATGATGATTTGCGCGACCGTTGCCGCAACCAATATAACTTGGTGGGGAATTATCACACGGACGCGGTTTATCGGGGGATGATTGCCACTGTTGCAGGCTTGAGCATTGACCGTATTTTCTTCCTGCATGACGCGCCCCGTGGCGCGGGAACCGCCAATGCGTATTTATTACTGGATTCGGGCGTCATCAGCCAGCCGTTTATTGAGGCGGTGAACGATTACATCACCAATCAGGGGCATCATGGGCACGGGGATGATATGCAGTGTTTGCCGATGCCGGAAACCCATCATGCGCTGACCGTGACACTCTTTGTCGGGCACTTGGCGAACTACAGTCAGGAACAGATAGCCAGACTGAAAACAGACGTGGGCAACCTTATTCGCTGCGCTTTTCGGGAAAACACTGATTATCCAGTGAAGAAAACATGGCCGTACTCGCGTTTTTCTTTTTCCAACTTGGGACGCGAGATACACCGCGAATTCAGCGAGATTGAATCTCTGACTTTTTCATTGGGTGACATCCTCAGTGAGTTGAGTGTGCCACGGCTGCAATCGCTGTCGGTGGAGGTGAAGGATGTCTGA
- a CDS encoding phage tail protein — MSSVITTDFEKWKAQQTAAGNPVVLDEFVFAYVPDLDPAQAINRDEKLPADNHIVHRQAVNKTGLASENAVAYSVTLGTEVGSFDFNWIGLLNSASGVIGMITHAPTQKKIKTANGLQGNVLTRSFLLEFEGAAKETAITTTAETWQIDFTARLTGIDEMQRLINIDSYGEAAFFGDGFAVVRHGEQYLVKKGLAYVGGLRGMLEFDQTLNSQRNTRVYADFSYQGNLVSQWKTAGQITVANELQNYIDAAGYPHYVFAVANIDNNGDISDLRPKGTLSDRDLAELDEELGKVKQDYAPKKWVAGSFARGDESSVVIKGSYPRVNFMQSNINSDYLAFEADFNSDTRDLYMYRRDAQGDNIYVLGFPKKMGMLATLDDINSGLADTKELAENAAPREWVAEGFARGNDSSVVIQGNYPRVNFMQSNSNSDYLAFEAAFNSDTRDLYLYRRNAQGDNIYVLGFPKKTGMLATLDDISDGLAGTKQVADNAAPKLWVANNFARGSDSTVVIKGGYPRVNFMQPNSNSDYLAFEADFNNDTPDLYLYQRNARGDNIYVLGFPQETGTLARLEDITKSSALKSNDGWWECGDTGMIVQFGTVSVGDNEVVTEKFPVTFPNKCTSLVVTARSESRNGGADVLSAYGVAISQSHMRVSISTNFSAAIAGVSFIAIGY; from the coding sequence ATGTCTTCAGTAATTACGACAGACTTTGAAAAATGGAAGGCACAACAGACCGCAGCGGGAAACCCGGTGGTACTTGATGAATTTGTCTTTGCTTACGTGCCGGATTTAGATCCTGCGCAGGCCATCAATCGTGATGAGAAATTGCCCGCCGACAATCATATTGTGCATCGTCAGGCGGTGAACAAAACCGGACTCGCCAGTGAGAACGCCGTGGCCTACAGCGTCACGTTGGGAACGGAAGTGGGCAGTTTTGATTTTAACTGGATTGGTTTGCTCAACTCGGCTTCTGGTGTGATTGGTATGATCACCCATGCGCCAACCCAGAAGAAAATCAAGACGGCAAACGGCTTACAGGGCAATGTCCTGACCCGCTCTTTTTTACTGGAGTTTGAAGGAGCGGCCAAAGAGACCGCCATCACGACCACGGCGGAAACATGGCAGATTGATTTTACTGCACGGTTGACGGGCATTGACGAAATGCAACGCCTGATAAATATTGACAGTTACGGCGAAGCGGCGTTTTTCGGCGATGGCTTTGCTGTGGTGCGCCACGGTGAGCAGTACCTTGTAAAAAAAGGGCTGGCTTATGTGGGCGGCTTGCGTGGGATGCTGGAGTTTGACCAGACGCTTAACAGTCAACGCAATACCCGTGTGTATGCCGATTTTAGTTATCAGGGGAATCTTGTCAGTCAGTGGAAAACCGCTGGGCAAATCACCGTCGCCAATGAATTGCAAAATTACATCGATGCGGCAGGGTATCCGCATTATGTTTTTGCGGTTGCCAATATTGATAATAACGGTGATATTTCAGATTTGCGTCCTAAAGGGACGTTGAGTGATCGTGACCTTGCTGAACTGGATGAAGAATTAGGCAAGGTTAAACAAGATTATGCGCCCAAGAAATGGGTAGCGGGTAGTTTCGCCCGTGGCGATGAATCATCCGTCGTCATTAAGGGGAGTTACCCCCGCGTTAATTTTATGCAATCCAATATCAACAGTGATTATTTGGCCTTTGAAGCGGATTTTAACAGTGATACACGTGACCTTTATATGTATCGTCGGGATGCACAAGGTGACAATATTTATGTCCTCGGATTTCCTAAAAAAATGGGAATGCTGGCTACGCTGGATGACATTAATAGCGGTTTGGCTGACACCAAAGAATTAGCGGAAAATGCAGCACCAAGGGAATGGGTGGCAGAGGGTTTTGCCCGTGGGAACGATTCATCCGTTGTTATTCAGGGAAATTATCCCCGCGTTAATTTTATGCAATCCAATAGCAACAGTGATTATTTGGCGTTTGAGGCGGCGTTTAACAGTGATACGCGTGATCTCTATTTATATCGACGGAATGCGCAGGGAGACAATATTTATGTCCTCGGATTTCCTAAGAAAACAGGGATGCTGGCTACTTTAGATGACATTTCTGACGGTCTGGCGGGAACAAAGCAAGTTGCAGACAATGCGGCGCCCAAGCTGTGGGTGGCTAACAATTTTGCTCGTGGGAGCGATTCAACTGTTGTTATTAAAGGGGGCTACCCCCGCGTTAATTTTATGCAACCCAATAGCAACAGTGATTATTTGGCGTTTGAAGCCGATTTTAACAATGATACGCCTGACCTCTATTTGTATCAGAGAAATGCACGAGGTGACAATATTTATGTCCTCGGATTCCCACAAGAAACAGGAACGTTGGCTAGGTTAGAGGACATCACTAAAAGTTCAGCGCTCAAATCAAATGATGGATGGTGGGAGTGTGGTGATACAGGAATGATTGTCCAATTTGGTACGGTTTCAGTCGGTGATAATGAGGTTGTCACCGAAAAATTCCCGGTCACATTCCCTAATAAATGTACGTCATTGGTCGTTACCGCCCGCTCAGAATCGAGGAACGGGGGAGCTGATGTCTTGTCGGCCTATGGAGTGGCTATCAGTCAATCGCATATGCGGGTGTCAATCAGTACTAATTTTTCGGCTGCAATCGCAGGTGTCAGTTTCATCGCAATAGGGTATTAA
- the bioF gene encoding 8-amino-7-oxononanoate synthase, which translates to MNWSDTISRRLTERRGTSLWRSRQVHLGSDGRLLHTSDGQYLNFSSNDYLGLSQHPQIIAAWQQGAEQYGVGSGGSGHVTGYTAVHHTLEQQLAEWLGYSRALLFISGYAANQGVIAALMEKDDRVIADRLSHASLIEAAMHSPAQFRRFLHNDPNSLKQNLAKDCAGKTLVVTEGIFSMDGDCAPLASLAQQTKSTGSWLMVDDAHGIGIHGEQGRGSCWAQNVKPEILIVTFGKAFGLSGAAVLCDEQTAEYLIQYARHLIYSTSMPPAQAVALSEAVRQIKEGDELRQRLQNNIRYFRREAHHLPFTLMDSETAIQPLIIGDNERCIALSHTLRQQKVWVKPILPPTVPLESARLRITLTASHTQQDIEILLEALHGSGC; encoded by the coding sequence ATGAACTGGTCAGACACGATTTCCCGACGATTGACCGAACGTCGGGGAACATCTCTATGGCGTAGCAGACAAGTCCATCTGGGTTCAGATGGGCGTTTATTACACACTTCAGACGGTCAATACCTGAACTTTTCCAGCAACGACTATCTTGGGCTGAGTCAGCATCCCCAGATTATTGCTGCCTGGCAGCAGGGAGCTGAACAATACGGCGTAGGCAGTGGAGGTTCGGGGCACGTTACAGGTTACACCGCCGTTCACCACACATTGGAACAGCAATTAGCGGAATGGTTGGGTTATTCCCGCGCCTTACTATTCATTTCTGGCTATGCGGCCAATCAAGGTGTGATAGCGGCTTTGATGGAAAAAGACGACCGGGTTATTGCTGATCGCCTGAGCCATGCTTCGCTGATAGAAGCCGCCATGCACTCTCCCGCACAGTTTCGACGTTTTCTGCATAACGACCCAAATTCCCTGAAGCAGAATCTGGCAAAAGATTGTGCGGGTAAAACTCTGGTAGTGACGGAAGGTATTTTTAGCATGGATGGGGATTGTGCGCCGCTTGCATCCCTTGCTCAGCAAACAAAATCTACGGGCAGTTGGTTGATGGTAGATGATGCCCACGGCATCGGGATTCACGGTGAACAAGGGCGGGGCAGTTGCTGGGCGCAGAATGTCAAACCCGAAATTTTGATTGTCACCTTTGGTAAGGCGTTCGGATTGAGTGGGGCGGCGGTACTGTGTGATGAACAAACCGCAGAATACCTGATCCAGTATGCCAGACACTTAATTTACAGCACCTCCATGCCACCCGCACAGGCGGTGGCACTGTCTGAAGCGGTACGGCAAATTAAGGAAGGAGATGAATTACGTCAGCGATTACAAAACAACATCAGATATTTTCGCCGCGAAGCACATCATTTGCCTTTTACCCTGATGGATTCAGAGACGGCCATTCAGCCTTTGATCATTGGTGACAATGAACGCTGTATTGCCCTATCCCATACGCTAAGACAGCAAAAAGTGTGGGTAAAACCAATTCTCCCGCCAACGGTTCCACTGGAAAGTGCCCGCCTGCGCATCACACTGACGGCGAGCCATACACAACAGGATATTGAGATATTACTGGAGGCGTTGCATGGATCTGGCTGTTAA
- the bioC gene encoding malonyl-ACP O-methyltransferase BioC produces the protein MDLAVKAVDKQAIAGAFGRAASRYDTAAKLQQQTGEYLMELAQAENLGIRVLDAGCGTGFFSARWKQQGKQVIALDLASGMLNHAQEQQVADHYLQGDIEHLGLADNSVDICFSNLAVQWCNELPCALQEFYRVTRPGGLILFSTLVQGSLCELEAAWGQVDTYRHINQFLPLQAITDACQAYRHKIISQQYCQYYPQLLSLLNSLKGIGATHLHHGRQHGLMTRKRLNTLAEAYPRNNEDYPLSYQIAFGVIYCDK, from the coding sequence ATGGATCTGGCTGTTAAGGCCGTTGACAAGCAGGCGATTGCAGGCGCTTTTGGGCGCGCCGCTTCTCGTTACGATACGGCTGCTAAATTGCAACAGCAAACAGGTGAATACCTGATGGAACTGGCGCAGGCAGAAAATCTCGGTATTCGGGTATTGGATGCAGGCTGTGGAACGGGGTTTTTCAGTGCGCGCTGGAAGCAGCAGGGTAAGCAGGTTATCGCACTGGATTTGGCTTCTGGTATGTTAAATCATGCGCAGGAGCAGCAAGTTGCCGATCACTACCTGCAAGGGGATATTGAGCACTTGGGGCTGGCGGATAATAGTGTAGATATCTGTTTCAGTAATTTGGCTGTGCAGTGGTGTAATGAACTGCCATGTGCACTGCAAGAATTCTATCGGGTTACCCGTCCCGGTGGCCTCATTTTATTCTCCACTCTTGTGCAAGGTTCACTGTGCGAGCTGGAAGCGGCGTGGGGTCAAGTTGACACGTATCGGCATATCAACCAATTCCTGCCCTTACAAGCCATCACTGACGCGTGCCAAGCCTATCGGCACAAGATAATAAGCCAACAATATTGCCAATATTACCCGCAACTGCTGTCTTTGCTGAACTCGCTGAAAGGAATAGGGGCTACGCACCTTCATCATGGTCGCCAACATGGACTTATGACCAGAAAACGCCTGAACACTCTGGCTGAAGCGTATCCACGGAATAATGAGGATTACCCATTAAGTTATCAGATTGCTTTTGGAGTTATTTACTGTGACAAATAA